Genomic DNA from Chiloscyllium plagiosum isolate BGI_BamShark_2017 chromosome 9, ASM401019v2, whole genome shotgun sequence:
TCACCATGACAACGGTTTGATCAAATCAGAGAATGGCACATCACCTCGGACTCGAAAATCCAAATCACCCTAAACTCGGCCAGTCAGGGCTGGGAGTCTTTCTGATCACATCACCCCTGCCCCAGGGGGATCAAACTTGGACCTTCAATAATTGTTTCTCATTCACCATTCTTCCCTGAAGCACAGCCCCACCCTCCACTTATTGTGTCCATTTTCCAGTCAGCGCCTCAGTAAACCACGCCCTCCACATTTTATCCAAATCTCTCCCATTTTCCAAATCCTTCCCAGGATCAAAGCATAACTTCATTTCACCATCCCCAATCCATGCCCAATCCTAACTCTTATCCACACACTGGATGAGATCAGTTCAGTGGGTGTAGATTTGGAGATAAAGCCCTGTCCCCTCCCTGCCTCAGAGTGTGGACCACAGCACCATCTTTTTGGCTGATTGGATTAACATGGGTCTCTTTACATGTAAAGTGCATCTGGATATGTGTCAGCATGTACCTCAGCAACTGCCAGTGGTCCTTGGAGGCTCTGTCAGACCCAGAACAGTGTCTCCCAGTGCCCAGAGTAAGATTTCACAGTGCCCAGAGCTGGGATGAGCCTACCTGATGTCCAGTGTTTATCTGCTGTACTTACAGCTCCCCATGAGCAGCAGTGATTGATGGATGACTGCAAATATCAACACCGTGATCCTTACTGTCCTCGCTGTAGGGTGACAGTCGTGTAAGTCTGACTGTAAATAAACATGCAAATTCAACAAGATATCTTTTTGTGTTCTGTTAATCTTTGAACTTTGTACCTTACACGTTGTGGGAAGGTGTCAGTATTACTTACAGTCCCTCAAGCAGAGTCTGGGAGCCCTGCAGTGGGCAGATCAGTTGTCTGACAGTTTTGAGAGGAGGGTGCTGTGTTAGTTAAACCACACTGGAGCTGAGATGTACCACTCACTGAAGGATAATCACAGACTGCTGGAAGTGTTTCAAATATTACTTTATTCAGTTTGCATTATGTTCCCAATTACAAAGATCATTGTTCCACTTTTGACATCAACAGTTATAATCCCCTATATGTATTTTGATCTTGGAGTCCCATGGGAGCACACTAAGGTGTACGGATATCTCCCTGGGACGGTGGTGGGCAGATATCTCTCTGGTGTTGAGGTGTACGGATATCTGCCTGGTTCTGAGGTGGGCAGATACCTGCTTGATATTGAGGTGCACTGATATCTGCTTGGTTCTGAGGTATGCGGATATCTCCCTGGGATGCTGGTGGGCAGATATCTCTATGGTATTGAGGTGTACGGATATCTCCCTGGTTCTGTGGTGGGCAGATACCTGCTTGATATTGAGGTGTACGGATATCTCCCTGGTTCTGTGGTGGGCAGATATCTTTCTTGTACTGAAGTGTGCGGTTATCTCCCTGGGATTGTGCTTTTGATGGTCTCTTGTCAAGAAATTGCCAACATTCTGATGGCATCGTTACACAGTCCTCGCTGCTCATCTCAGCAGGAGCAAGCTCTGGATCACCAAATGACATAGAGCtggagaacaaaaacaaaattacaaaggaaaaaatgaaaccagagcaGGAGTCAGTTTTTCATCCTCTTCAGTTTGTGTCACCACAATGCCAGTTCCCAtactatccccatatcccttgatatcttcAATATCTATTGATCTTTGACTTGAATCTACTCAGTGATTGAGCCATCACAGACCCCTGAGGTAGAGATATACCAAATTCAAAGTGAAGACAATCTTCCTTATCCCAGTCCTCAATGGTTCCCCTCTTATTTTGAGACTGTGCAGTGAtaacctgggacttcgatgttgtggcatCACAGACCCCTGAGGTAGAGATATACCAAATTCAAAGTGAAGACAATCTTCCTTATCCCAGTCCTCAATGGTTCCTCTCTTATTTTGAGACTGTGCAGTGATAATTAAACCTCTTGTGTAGGACCTTATCAAATCTTGCTGAATTTTAAACTGACATTTCCACCATTTCCCCTCTATCTATTCTCCTGATTAGATATTCACAAAACCCCCAACTGGTTTATTAAACAAGATTTCCCTTTCACCAATCCAGAATGACTCTGCCTAATCCTATCATCGTTTTCTCAGTGTTTAATGATACAATTCTTTATCAGTGATTCCAGCATTTCCCTATCATTGATGTCAGACTGATGAGTCAGTAGTTgtccattttctattttttttaaatagtgtagTTCATTTGGcatcttccaatctgcaggagcCAAGCAGATTCTGTAGGGTTCTGAAAAGTGAGCCCTCTCTGGGATGTAAATCATtgggtccaggggatttatctctTTAAAGTCCCATTACTTTCCAAAATACTATTCTTTTTACTGTCACTAATATATTTCACTTTGTAATTCTTACTCATCCTGTGGCTCTCACGTATTCCCAGGAGTTTCTTTCTCAGATTAAAATgaataactttgtttctctgtcaTTCCCTTTCCCCCCATGGTATGTTTTGCTATCCCTGCTTATATTGCATCCATTTTTGttctttctaattttttttacaaaccaatagctgaaagtgttggagaaattagtccgatctggagagaaagcagaatgaacATTTTGTGTCTTGTCCTTCTGAACTGATAACTATTATGACAAGGTGGTATATACGCTGACGAGACTGATGGAGGTGGAGCCCACTGAGAGAGAGCAACAGTTAGGAGGGAAAGGGATGGCTACTGGtaagccagggagaaagaaaagatgATAATGGGAACCatgagtaggtgaaaatgggtggGCTGTGCTGAAAGAAGCCCATGTCatgacaaggcctgatgtgttGGGATGGGTAAAGGACCTGAAAGGAGGTGCTCGGGTTCTGAAATTATCGAACTCGATATTGAGTgcggagggctgcagggtccccgagGGGAaggtgaggtgctgttcttccagcttgtgctgagcttcactggagcactgcagccagcctgagacagagatgttggccgggAAACAGGGTGGGGGGGTTACAGTGACAgggaactggaagctcagggtctgttttagagtcagagagtcttagagatatacaacatggaaacagacccttcctttGCTccccccagtgtaggggagaccacattgtgagcagcgagtgCAGTCGACTAGATTGTGGGAAGGGCTgggaaagtgctgcttcacctggaaggtgtgtgaAACATTGGATAGTGAGATGGGAGGAAGTATAAAGGCAGGTGTATCTTCTGTGATTGCAGGACAAAGTGCCATTTGGCTGTGAGGATgtggtggtgatggtgttgggagtggaccagggtgtcatgGAGGAAATGCTAACAAGGGAGGGCAATATTTACCTGGTTATGGCATTCTGCTCAGAAATGGCAGCTTATGGTCCTTTAaacgtagatgctgccagagtggAATATGAGGACGGCGGGGGACCCTACCAGtgttgttggagggaagagaAGTGCAGGAGGTGGGTCAGACGTGGCGAATGGCCCTGTCGAACAAGGTAgcagggaatcctcagttgaggaaaaagtgGACATTTTTGAGAATCCCCTGTGGAATGTGGCATCCAAAACACATGAGATGCAGCTGGAGAAACTAGGAGAAGGGACTGGAATAGCTTTTGgatctgcttttatatttctttccTTTAATCTTTTCACTTAAATCGAGCAGTTAGACTTTGACCACAGagacagttaacgtttcaggttcagtaacccttcttcagaacccattTATTGCCAGTAGAATCTTGGGGGTTATTATATTCCAAGCTTAGCAATGGAGCTCAGCCTGCAGGCCagctgtgtctgtctgtgagaaTTCCTGAGTGCTAGTTACCAGCTAACCAGTCTCGTTCTGTCAAGGAAATAGGTCAGTTCAGGTTGTTTAGACACAGTGAGTGgagtcagtgcattgagctgaTTTGATTGAGGTCAGGTTCCTAATTTGGTGAAAGGGCTGTTGCTGAAGCTGCCAGGGCTATATGTCAGAGTCTACACGATAAAattaaattggaaatgaaaacaaaggGATGACTGACCGAGCTTTCTGATCCATCTCCTGTTGAGTCTTGGGGAGGGACTCTTGGACCAGAGACGCCTGGACCATTTGAGCCTTCCTTTCCTGAGCTTTCTGCTGAAATGAGTCGAGAACTTCACTCGGAAATTCTGCAGCATTCGCTTGCAGGTATTTGTGAACATATTCATCAGCGTCAGTGATGATGAAACGGCAACCGAgcactggagaaaaaaaaaggtgagCAAGGCTGTTGGCACTGACTGAGGCAAAGGAGAAACCATGGATCTGAGATTGAACTGTAGCCCTGGGAGTATTACATACACAACATAACACAcaagatacagcacagaaacaagctgtTCAAACAGCTAATCTGTATCGATTTTTAAGCCCCAGTCGACTCTTCTCCcatctttcctcatttaaatacCAACATATCTCTCTACTCCGTTCTCTCTCATCTGTCTCTCCCTTAATGCATCTATACTATGCACTTCAATTAAACCCCGGGGGAGCATGTTACACATCGTCAAACATACATTTGTCACAaaactggtcccttttttctaaaagctgtctCCTttttgatgtaggtttgctcgctgagctggaaggttggaggatgggaggaggtgtaatctaggtagctgtgggagttggtcggtttatagtaaatgtccgtgttgattcggtcgcccgagatagaaattcgactgactgaactggtccttaccctgaacaactctttccaatcctcccacttcctccaaaccaaaggagtagccatgggcacccgcatgggccccagctatgcctgcctcttcgtaggatatgtggaacagtccatcttccacagctacactggccccaccccccaccttttcctccgctacatcgataacTGTATCTgggccgcctcgtgctcccacgaggaggttgaacagttcatccactttaccaacaccttctaccccgacctcaaattcacctggaccgtctcagattcctccctccccttcctagacctttccatttctatctcgggtgaccaaattgacacggacatttactataaaccgaccNNNNNNNNNNNNNNNNNNNNNNNNNNNNNNNNNNNNNNNNNNNNNNNNNNNNNNNNNNNNNNNNNNNNNNNNNNNNNNNNNNNNNNNNNNNNNNNNNNNNNNNNNNNNNNNNNNNNNNNNNNNNNNNNNNNNNNNNNNNNNNNNNNNNNNNNNNNNNNNNNNNNNNNNNNNNNNNNNNNNNNNNNNNNNNNNNNNNNNNNNNNNNNNNNNNNNNNNNNNNNNNNNNNNNNNNNNNNNNNNNNNNNNNNNNNNNNNNNNNNNNNNNNNNNNNNNNNNNNNNNNNNNNNNNNNNNNNNNNNNNNNNNNNNNNNNNNNNNNNNNNNNNNNNNNNNNNNNNNNNNNNNNNNNNNNNNNNNNNNNNNNNNNNNNNNNNNNNNNNNNNNNNNNNNNNNNNNNNNNNNNNNNNNNNNNNNNNNNNNNNNNNNNNNNNNNNNNNNNNNNNNNNNNNNNNNNNNNNNNNNNNNNNNNNNNNNNNNNNNNNNNNNNNNNNNNNNNNNNNNNNNNNNNNNNNNNNNNNNNNNNNNNNNNNNNNNNNNNNNNNNNNNNNNNNNNNNNNNNNNNNNNNNNNNNNNNNNNNNNNNNNNNNNNNNNNNNNNNNNNNNNNNNNNNNNNNNNNNNNNNNNNNNNNNNNNNNNNNNaccttgtctcagtcccaaccctcgaactcagcaccaccttcctaacctgcaatcttcttcctgacctctccgcccccacccctctccggcctatcaccctcaccttaacctcgttccacctatcgcattcccaacgcccctccccccaagtctctcctccctaccttttatcttagcctgcttggcacactttcctcattcctgaagaagggtttatgcctgaaacattgattatcctgctccttggatgctgcctgacctgctgcgcttttccagcaacactttttcagctctgaaacaAAATTTGCTCAATCAAGTAAAaagaggctagagagtccagagaagagtggaaatTTTGAGGTAGGCGTACTGGACAaagtctcagctccaggaatacaatttggcCTTGCAAATGATACAGCTGATTCACTGGTATATGTACTGCCTACtttagttgaaaagccagtagaGACGCTGGCAACTgaagattgtgtgatcacaagatcacagaggcacaagctgaagcaggagagaccAAAAGGCCCAGCTAAGGAATACGACCTAGCTCgatgggactttttttttatcaGATAAATGgaacagagcaggagcaaataggtaagcATGCAAGTATCTTTAAGCTGATCgagttacagcagaaaaatgAGAACTTAAACCAGTTATATCAAAAGACATATACAgtgaaagaaagtgaatgtatcCATGTGTGTTAcaacttaacaaatgatgtcttaatgaggaaatggagaccatcacacatttaagtaagtgagaaatgggcagagcttcttcaaattgttttgcctgttgggtatagaaaggaggtgctgcgagtggccgATGAGCTACCACCTGGAGGTCATtcaggggtgaggaaaacacggctaaaatacaaagacattatTACTGGCCTGGCCTACACAAAGATTTTTCcaaacatgtcatacatgtcagctaattggaaaactaCCGGCataataaaacctgcactttTATTCCCTATTccaacatttgaggaacctttcacaagtcttgattgattgtgtagatcctctacctcaaacaaaaagtgggaatgagTAATTATTAACTGTAATGGAtatgtcgactagatttccagagacaatcccattacacaatatcatagctaaaagggttgtagaagaaatacttaaatttttttttgatacAGACTGCTAATAGAGATCTAGTCAGATcgaggatcaaacttcacatccaaattattcaagGTAGTTGTGGATAAGTTGGGAATGTGTACCATCCAGTATCGCAGGGGGCTAGAGAGgtggcatcaaacattaaagaccatgctgagggcttatggtcaggattatccagatgactgGGATAAGGAAGTTCTGTTTGTACTGtctgcgatcagagatgcaccgaatgaatcgaccaaattcagtccgtttgaattaatttttgggcatgaagtaagaggatcGTTAAGATTGagtaaggagaaattaataaatcagaattcacAGACCATCTAtgtggactatgtgtcaaattttagagaacaattaaatagagctggagggttagctaggcagcatttaaaagtatcacagcatacaatgaaacaggaagcagataaaaaatcaaaaattcacaattttgcaattgggaatgAGGTATAGatgttacttccagtgacaggtTAACCtaaaaagcaaggtttagtggatcttGTCAAATTGGGAAGacattgagtgaggtgaactacctCATCAGGACTCCAgtcaggaagaaatctcacaaagtgtgtgtcatgtgaatatgctggaaaggtattttgatagggaaggaaagcaagaggagaaggtgtcaatgattacagcacagaagtaagAACCATGTTCAGAGgaatctgaattggacattcctcagatcagattggacaatgaggaagttgtcaaaaattgggataaattattgagttaccttccacaagaaaatcaaaatgacctgaaagagttattactatcacatggggcaatatgtggaaataaactgggaagtattaacctaattgtgcatgacgtagagataggagatgctgttctgattaagcaacatcctcatagctataaccctctaaagttggcacaggttcagaaggagtcagagtgcatgctccaagatggcataatcaaagtgagttacagtgactggagctcacccagagtcatggtgccaaagccagatggtacccaatggttagtTGTGGTctatcgcaaagtcaacaccgttacaaagactgatgcatatccaattccatggttggaggattagCTCAAAAAAGTGGGataagcaacttacatttctaagttatACTTGCTCAGAGGCTAATGGCAcatacctctgtcagagagagcaaaggcaatttcagcttttgtaaagCCAAATGACTTTATCAGATCATGATTGtgccatttggaatgaaaaatgctccagccacatttcagagactgactaataaggtattgccggattacccaactgttggtgtatattgatgacctggtgatttttagtcactcgtggaaggaacatttacagcatttatcagacttgttcgatcgactttggAACGCAAACTTGGTAAAccgagctaaaagtgaatttgccaaagcccaagtcaccttcctaggCCAAGTtgatggacatggacaaatggccccacaggatgcaaaaatgaaagtaaattgggaatttcccacaccgtcaACAAAAAAGCAGCACCAACAttcctggggttgagtggattttaccgaaagGTTGTGCTGAACTTtaacagtgtggctgctccactcaccgaattgttaaagaagggtaagaagtttcagtggacagcagactgtcaaaaggcatttgacagcctaaaaactgtgttaaccactgcctcaGTATTAGCCACGCTAGATTACAcaaaggtggctatcaatgccagtgatgtgggtgtcagtgcagtgcttgtgcaggaggatgatgacgggatagaaagacccatcgggtatttttccaggaagttgaacgttcgtcaacagaaatattcaacggtgcAAAAAGAGACTTtaaacttggtgttggcattacaacatttcagtgtttgtattactagcaatgcatctgagacaatcgtatacactgatcataacccattgacatttgtggaagaatttaaggacaaaaatgccagactgtttagatggagcttgttgttgcagccgttcagtttgacaattgtgcaggtggcaggtcacgaaaacgtgattgctgatgcattatCGAGACACAAATGAGATACGGGAGCGTTCGGTTGCGGCTGTGCCATAGCCTGAATTCGCAtatggttgtgcatgtttgcaatTTTATCTTTAATATagtgtatttgtgtgtttagactactatgGGTTATTGAAGGGTTTTAAaactgaagccatcttttggtaatGATGGTTCATATTTTAAGGGGGGAATGTGTCACAAAGTTgatcccttttttctaaaagctgttccttttctcaaggattctGTGTCCTTCGTTTCTTTagaggggtcataaaaccctCCTGGTTCCgaggtgactagtttggtacagagatgaaaaggatattgagaggccttttgatTATATTTAAACAGAAAAGACTTCCggccaaaatggtcatgttttagaagagaATCATTAAAGGGGAGTGGTCACACTAGctgagcaaaagtgaggactgcagatgctggaaaccagagtttaggtcagagtg
This window encodes:
- the LOC122552531 gene encoding EF-hand domain-containing protein 1-like — encoded protein: MEMSDQEVKEWCGPRDFIVGQSVTLLDREFFIYDCDEFTKNYFYQNIRGVELHPVDVIKKPAPPEKKWVPPYNGFGSVEDSLGNCLSFIPKPPKKDVRKILEMDKIILRYEAKMESRNPDDWNRRFILSFHVATDEISIFEPPIRNSGRIGGRVLSKIRIPKPGTNVENPEFYTAKDLAICSIVEVLGCRFIITDADEYVHKYLQANAAEFPSEVLDSFQQKAQERKAQMVQASLVQESLPKTQQEMDQKARSMSFGDPELAPAEMSSEDCVTMPSECWQFLDKRPSKAQSQGDNRTLQYKKDICPPQNQGDIRTPQYQAGICPPQNQGDIRTPQYHRDICPPASQGDIRIPQNQADISAPQYQAGICPPQNQADIRTPQHQRDICPPPSQGDIRTP